One segment of Candidatus Pelagibacter ubique HTCC1062 DNA contains the following:
- the fumC gene encoding class II fumarate hydratase, producing MKLRKEFDSIGSINVPSDRYWGASTQRSNKFFNIGKILVNISIIKSIAIIKRSAALVHYKEKQINKKITNSIIKASDEVIKGKLDENFPLKVWQTGSGTQTNMNVNEVIANRAIEILGGKKGSKKPVHPNDHVNKSQSTNDVFPTAMHISVAQETISKLLPNLKILEKELAKKSKEFKNIIKIGRTHLQDATPLSLGQEFSGYQVQLKKCIERVELSLKEIYFLAQGGTAVGTGINSKKGFDKKIVKEIAKYTKIPFKPAPNKFAELAAHDSIVNFSGTLNTCAVALMKISNDVRFLGSGPRAGYGELILPENEPGSSIMPGKVNPTQCEAVTMVCAKVMGNHNGITIAGSHGHFELNVFKPMIAHNVLQSIDLIADSTKNFAIYCVKGIKANKKRIKEHLDNSLMLVTALAPHIGYDNAAKIAKTALKNGTTLKYETLKTGLVDEKDYEKIVDPKKMIYPS from the coding sequence ATGAAATTAAGAAAAGAATTCGATAGCATTGGAAGTATCAACGTACCTAGTGATAGATATTGGGGTGCATCAACTCAAAGATCTAATAAATTTTTTAATATTGGAAAAATTTTAGTTAATATTTCAATAATAAAATCTATTGCGATCATTAAAAGATCTGCTGCTTTAGTGCATTATAAAGAAAAGCAAATAAATAAAAAAATTACTAATTCAATAATTAAAGCTTCAGATGAAGTTATTAAAGGAAAACTAGATGAAAATTTTCCTTTAAAGGTTTGGCAAACAGGATCTGGCACACAAACTAATATGAATGTTAATGAGGTAATTGCAAACCGAGCAATTGAAATATTGGGTGGAAAAAAAGGTTCAAAAAAACCAGTTCATCCAAATGATCATGTAAATAAATCTCAATCAACAAATGATGTTTTTCCAACAGCTATGCATATATCTGTTGCTCAAGAGACTATATCAAAACTATTACCTAACTTAAAAATTTTAGAAAAAGAATTAGCAAAAAAATCTAAAGAATTTAAAAATATTATTAAAATTGGCAGAACCCATTTACAAGATGCAACACCATTATCACTTGGGCAAGAATTTTCAGGCTACCAGGTACAGCTAAAAAAATGCATTGAAAGAGTAGAGCTTTCACTTAAAGAAATATATTTTTTAGCGCAAGGTGGGACGGCTGTTGGAACAGGTATTAACTCTAAAAAAGGTTTTGATAAAAAAATTGTTAAAGAGATTGCTAAATACACAAAAATCCCCTTTAAACCAGCTCCAAATAAATTTGCAGAACTTGCAGCTCACGACTCTATTGTAAATTTTTCAGGCACACTAAATACCTGTGCTGTTGCATTAATGAAAATATCAAATGATGTGAGATTTTTAGGTTCAGGGCCTCGTGCTGGATATGGTGAATTAATATTACCAGAAAATGAACCTGGTTCATCTATTATGCCAGGAAAAGTTAACCCTACTCAATGTGAGGCAGTAACAATGGTTTGTGCCAAAGTAATGGGCAATCATAATGGAATTACAATTGCTGGATCACATGGGCATTTTGAATTGAATGTATTTAAGCCAATGATTGCTCATAATGTACTTCAATCGATAGATCTTATTGCTGATAGTACTAAAAATTTTGCGATTTATTGTGTTAAAGGAATAAAAGCTAACAAGAAAAGAATTAAAGAGCATCTGGATAATTCTTTAATGCTAGTAACAGCGCTAGCCCCGCACATTGGATATGATAATGCAGCAAAAATTGCAAAGACTGCTTTAAAAAATGGGACAACACTAAAATATGAAACTCTTAAAACAGGTCTTGTTGATGAGAAAGATTATGAGAAAATAGTAGATCCTAAAAAAATGATTTACCCCTCATAA
- a CDS encoding ATP-dependent helicase, whose amino-acid sequence MINSEYLNNLNNAQKEAVLYLDGPLLIVAGAGSGKTKVLTSRIAHIINEKKAFPNQILSVTFTNKAAKEMQNRVSSILNSEAIGLSWLGTFHSICAKLLRKHAPAAGLTSNFTIIDTDDQVRLIKNICKAENIDIKQLAPKFILSIIDRWKNKGFHPDEVVINKNDIFERTIRPLYKIYQQKLLDLNACDFGDLILHVVKILEKNHDIRNIYSNNFKYILVDEYQDTNYIQSRWLNLLSEKHKNLCCVGDDDQSIYSWRGAEIKNFLEFDQVYKNSKVIRLEENYRSSQNILSVASNLIANNQNRVGKTLKTTMEEGDLVKLNCFKNGKDEAIGVSDEIEKKLKKKYSFNNIAILVRAIFQTREFEERFLKIGLPYRILGGTKFYERAEIKDCVAYLRLIHQPKDDLAFDRIVNNPKRAIGESTIKLIHEFSKTNAVSLEIASKKLIEENLIKPKTKIGLSSFLFLMDKWRNDINIKKINHVKLLQLVLDESGYSSMLKNKKDLENENRLENIKELLSAMKDFDNLENFLEHVALATSVDQDWDGEKVNMMTMHGSKGLEFDVVFLPGWEEGLFPHQKSIEEKGQNGLEEERRLAYVGITRAKKKALISFAMNRFYQGNWIDSMASRFIEELPEKFLEKNSFFDDSKDNEEDFEFNQDFEIEEGTRSPGWIRYQKRIK is encoded by the coding sequence ATGATAAACTCTGAATATTTAAACAACCTGAATAATGCTCAAAAAGAAGCTGTTTTATATCTTGATGGACCGTTACTAATTGTTGCAGGAGCTGGATCTGGAAAAACGAAAGTTCTCACTTCAAGAATTGCTCATATAATCAACGAAAAAAAAGCTTTTCCAAACCAAATCTTATCAGTGACTTTTACTAATAAGGCTGCAAAAGAAATGCAAAACAGAGTAAGCTCAATATTAAATTCTGAGGCTATAGGACTTTCTTGGCTTGGAACCTTTCACTCTATATGTGCAAAACTACTTAGAAAGCACGCACCAGCAGCTGGATTAACTTCAAACTTTACAATTATTGATACAGATGACCAGGTAAGATTAATCAAAAATATATGTAAAGCTGAAAATATAGACATAAAACAATTAGCCCCAAAATTTATTCTTTCAATAATTGATAGGTGGAAAAATAAAGGCTTCCATCCAGATGAAGTCGTTATCAATAAAAATGATATTTTTGAAAGAACTATACGTCCTCTATATAAAATTTATCAACAAAAGTTATTAGATTTAAATGCATGTGACTTTGGAGATTTAATTTTACACGTGGTTAAAATTTTAGAAAAAAATCATGACATTAGAAATATTTATTCAAATAATTTTAAATATATACTTGTAGATGAGTATCAAGATACTAATTATATACAAAGTAGATGGCTAAACTTGCTCTCAGAAAAGCATAAAAATTTATGCTGTGTTGGAGATGATGATCAATCCATTTATAGTTGGCGTGGAGCAGAGATAAAAAATTTCTTAGAGTTTGATCAAGTATATAAAAATTCAAAAGTAATAAGATTAGAAGAAAATTATCGTTCCTCACAAAATATATTATCTGTTGCTTCAAATCTTATAGCTAACAATCAAAACAGAGTTGGAAAAACTTTAAAGACAACTATGGAGGAAGGAGATCTTGTTAAGCTTAATTGTTTTAAGAATGGAAAAGATGAAGCAATAGGGGTTTCTGATGAAATTGAAAAAAAACTTAAAAAAAAATATTCTTTTAATAATATTGCTATTCTAGTTAGAGCTATTTTTCAGACAAGAGAATTTGAGGAAAGATTTTTAAAAATTGGCTTACCCTACAGAATTCTTGGTGGGACAAAATTTTATGAAAGAGCAGAAATTAAAGATTGTGTTGCCTATTTAAGATTGATTCACCAGCCAAAAGATGATTTAGCTTTTGATAGAATAGTCAATAATCCCAAAAGAGCAATTGGAGAAAGTACTATAAAATTAATTCATGAGTTTTCAAAAACAAACGCTGTTAGTTTAGAAATTGCTTCTAAAAAATTAATTGAAGAAAATTTAATTAAACCCAAAACTAAAATTGGTCTAAGCTCTTTTTTATTCTTAATGGATAAGTGGAGGAATGACATTAATATTAAAAAAATTAACCATGTTAAATTATTACAACTAGTTTTAGATGAATCTGGTTATTCAAGTATGTTAAAAAACAAAAAAGATTTGGAAAATGAAAACAGACTTGAAAATATTAAAGAGCTTTTAAGTGCGATGAAAGATTTTGATAATTTAGAAAATTTTCTAGAACATGTGGCTCTTGCCACCTCAGTTGATCAGGATTGGGATGGGGAAAAAGTTAACATGATGACAATGCATGGATCTAAAGGACTTGAATTTGATGTGGTTTTCTTACCCGGTTGGGAAGAAGGTCTTTTCCCACACCAAAAATCCATTGAAGAGAAAGGCCAAAATGGGCTTGAAGAAGAAAGGCGATTGGCATATGTGGGAATAACAAGGGCAAAAAAAAAAGCACTGATATCTTTTGCTATGAATAGGTTTTATCAAGGAAATTGGATAGATAGTATGGCTTCAAGATTTATTGAGGAATTACCAGAAAAATTTTTAGAAAAGAATTCTTTTTTTGACGACTCTAAAGATAATGAAGAAGATTTTGAATTTAATCAAGATTTTGAAATTGAAGAAGGAACTAGAAGTCCTGGATGGATAAGATATCAAAAAAGAATTAAATGA
- a CDS encoding cell division FtsA domain-containing protein — MSDKKFQIIIDCGSSKIRAGAFNEESKNNPFFIESNFYTEQFNLKPDIQKVIASLEKSSNEFIDNINLMIDSSKTISIAISVFKKIEELKLRQDDIIFLIQEAKQQIKKYYSDYNIAHIIINNYKIDNVDYSELPDEIDCQFISLDIIFICLPSELVFRFKNIFSELNISINQIICSSYAKSINYKNNLNLTGEVSFIDIAFKKTSIISFYNDKLIFLDVLPIGGNHITKDISLLLKIDINEAEKLKLNFEKNNEHTDNPNFSLEMLQKIAFARTEEILELCDKSLVSNAKVKTQSKMILMGEGSKILDNKFKDKISFSKDIDFLEETLGDVCQSGYKLRKMYDKQEVVVVPKKQIKQGFFEKLFHFFK, encoded by the coding sequence ATGAGTGATAAAAAATTTCAAATAATAATTGACTGTGGTTCTTCAAAAATAAGAGCAGGCGCATTTAATGAAGAAAGTAAGAATAACCCTTTTTTTATTGAGAGTAATTTTTATACAGAGCAATTTAATCTTAAACCAGATATTCAAAAAGTTATTGCATCGCTAGAAAAATCCTCAAATGAATTTATTGATAATATAAATTTGATGATAGATAGTTCAAAAACGATTTCTATTGCAATTTCTGTATTTAAAAAAATTGAAGAACTGAAATTAAGACAAGATGATATCATATTTTTAATTCAAGAAGCAAAGCAGCAAATAAAAAAATATTATTCAGATTATAATATTGCACACATAATTATAAATAATTATAAAATTGATAATGTTGATTATTCTGAGTTACCAGATGAAATCGATTGCCAATTTATATCGCTAGACATTATTTTTATCTGTCTTCCAAGTGAATTAGTCTTTAGATTTAAAAATATTTTTTCAGAATTAAATATATCAATTAATCAAATAATTTGCTCTAGTTATGCAAAATCAATTAATTATAAAAATAATTTAAATTTAACAGGAGAGGTATCTTTCATTGATATTGCTTTTAAAAAAACATCAATTATTTCCTTTTATAATGATAAATTAATCTTTTTGGACGTTCTGCCGATAGGTGGAAACCATATTACTAAAGATATTTCTCTACTTTTAAAAATTGATATTAATGAAGCAGAAAAACTTAAATTAAATTTTGAAAAAAATAACGAACATACTGATAATCCAAATTTTTCTTTGGAAATGCTACAAAAAATAGCTTTTGCTAGAACGGAAGAGATTCTTGAATTATGTGATAAATCTCTTGTCTCAAATGCAAAGGTAAAGACCCAATCTAAGATGATACTGATGGGAGAAGGATCAAAAATTTTAGATAATAAATTTAAAGATAAAATTTCATTTTCTAAAGATATTGATTTTTTAGAGGAAACCCTAGGTGATGTTTGTCAATCTGGGTATAAACTAAGAAAAATGTATGACAAACAAGAGGTTGTAGTTGTGCCAAAAAAACAAATAAAACAAGGTTTTTTTGAAAAACTTTTTCATTTTTTCAAATAG
- a CDS encoding aminopeptidase P family protein has protein sequence MILKKIKILRKKFKQYNIDGYIIPKNDEYFSEYAKNDRLKNITGFSGSAGFTVVLKKQNYLFVDGRYTIQAHQQSSKNFKIIEIHKKLPHTIIKNFNLGYDPTLFTSKLLNKYFKNNNLISIDQNLIDQIFKFKEKPTKPFYSLDTKIAGEPYSYKISKVVRFLKKNKADYCFISAPENVAWLLNIRGYDNPNSPIANARLILNKKKEFFLIANEKKLKNLLLDKKIKKKQILPIKSLPQFLDNLKGKNFIIDNKTCSIFYEKIIKSNFNILKFDDPVYELKSMKNSNEIKHMIEAHKKDGLALTKFIYWIKNVNKKKITEVYAQNKLEKFRKLNKDYLFPSFDTIAGAGSNGAIVHYRANKKTTKKIEQNDILLVDSGGQYHYGTTDVTRTISFSKQNKFIKNAYTNVLKGHIAVALTNLNKDDTGKKIDIRARKYLKKEGQDYAHGTGHGVGFFLNVHEGPQSISKHNSIKIKNGMILSNEPGFYKKNHFGIRIENLIYAKKTKRSFNFENLTLAPLEKDLINYELLNKIEKDYLFKYHLNIYSEFSSLLNKKERKWLATLI, from the coding sequence ATGATTTTAAAAAAAATAAAAATTCTAAGAAAAAAATTTAAACAATATAACATTGATGGTTATATTATTCCAAAAAATGATGAATATTTTTCTGAATATGCAAAAAATGATAGGTTAAAGAATATTACAGGATTTTCAGGTTCTGCAGGTTTTACAGTAGTTTTAAAAAAACAAAATTATCTATTTGTCGATGGAAGGTATACTATTCAAGCGCATCAACAATCATCTAAAAATTTTAAGATTATTGAAATTCATAAAAAACTGCCTCACACAATTATTAAGAATTTTAATTTAGGCTATGACCCAACACTATTTACATCAAAATTACTTAATAAATATTTCAAGAATAATAACTTAATTTCAATTGACCAAAACTTAATTGACCAAATATTTAAATTCAAAGAAAAACCTACTAAACCATTCTACTCTTTAGACACAAAAATTGCAGGTGAGCCATATAGTTATAAAATTTCTAAAGTAGTGCGATTTCTTAAAAAAAACAAAGCAGATTATTGTTTCATTTCTGCACCTGAAAATGTGGCATGGCTTTTGAATATTCGTGGATATGATAATCCAAATAGCCCAATTGCAAATGCAAGATTGATACTAAATAAAAAAAAAGAATTTTTTTTAATAGCAAATGAAAAAAAATTAAAAAATCTTCTATTAGATAAAAAGATTAAAAAAAAACAAATTTTACCAATCAAATCACTTCCACAATTTTTAGATAATTTAAAAGGTAAAAATTTTATTATTGATAATAAAACCTGCTCGATTTTTTATGAAAAAATAATTAAATCAAATTTTAATATACTTAAATTTGATGATCCTGTTTATGAATTAAAATCAATGAAAAATTCTAATGAAATAAAACATATGATCGAAGCCCATAAAAAAGATGGCTTAGCGTTAACAAAATTTATTTATTGGATTAAAAATGTTAATAAAAAAAAAATTACAGAAGTGTATGCACAAAACAAATTAGAAAAATTCAGAAAACTAAATAAAGATTATTTATTTCCAAGTTTTGACACTATTGCTGGCGCTGGCTCAAATGGGGCAATTGTTCATTATAGGGCTAATAAAAAAACAACTAAAAAAATTGAACAGAATGATATTTTATTGGTAGATTCTGGTGGACAATATCATTACGGTACTACAGATGTTACGAGGACTATTTCATTCTCAAAACAAAATAAATTTATCAAAAATGCTTATACGAACGTATTAAAAGGACATATTGCAGTTGCCTTAACAAATTTGAATAAAGATGACACTGGAAAAAAAATCGACATAAGAGCTAGAAAATATTTAAAAAAAGAAGGTCAAGATTATGCTCACGGAACAGGCCATGGAGTTGGTTTTTTTTTAAACGTCCATGAAGGACCTCAATCTATCTCAAAACATAATTCGATAAAGATAAAAAATGGAATGATCCTGAGTAATGAACCAGGTTTTTATAAAAAAAACCACTTTGGTATTAGGATCGAAAACTTAATCTATGCCAAAAAAACCAAAAGAAGCTTTAACTTTGAAAACCTCACACTTGCTCCGTTAGAAAAAGATTTAATTAACTACGAGTTATTAAATAAAATAGAAAAAGATTACTTGTTTAAATATCATTTAAATATTTATTCAGAATTTTCTAGTTTACTTAATAAAAAAGAAAGAAAGTGGTTAGCCACTCTTATTTAA
- a CDS encoding cell division protein FtsQ/DivIB, whose protein sequence is MHQSIGKKNKIIIYLLFLFILSTTSAKFINDQKKLSSSITKINITGLSERKNLEILDNLNNLLYKSIFVINEEEIIKILEKHNIIQEFNIKKIYPSTLNIKIKPTKLIARVSNNSQYLVGANGKLIEDKSNNELLPYIFGEFNSQDFLSFKKNIEKSMWSFSNLKELSFFPSGRWDILTDKDILIKLPQEHIVASLNLSKELINNDNFKDFKFIDLRIKSHLVAK, encoded by the coding sequence ATGCATCAATCAATAGGTAAAAAAAATAAAATAATAATTTATTTATTATTTTTATTCATTTTAAGCACTACTAGTGCAAAATTTATTAACGATCAAAAAAAATTATCTTCATCAATAACTAAAATAAACATTACAGGTCTTTCTGAGAGAAAAAATTTGGAGATCTTAGATAACCTTAATAACCTTTTATACAAAAGTATATTTGTCATTAATGAGGAAGAAATAATAAAAATTTTAGAAAAACATAATATTATACAAGAGTTTAATATAAAAAAAATTTACCCATCAACACTTAACATTAAAATTAAACCAACTAAATTAATTGCTCGAGTTTCTAATAATAGTCAATATCTAGTAGGTGCCAATGGTAAGTTAATTGAAGATAAAAGTAACAACGAACTACTCCCATACATTTTTGGTGAATTTAATTCTCAAGATTTTTTATCATTTAAAAAAAATATTGAAAAATCTATGTGGTCTTTTTCAAATTTAAAAGAATTATCTTTTTTCCCATCAGGTAGATGGGATATTTTAACTGATAAGGATATTTTGATTAAGCTACCACAAGAACATATTGTAGCGTCATTAAACTTATCTAAGGAACTTATCAATAATGATAATTTTAAAGATTTTAAATTTATTGATTTGAGAATTAAAAGTCATTTAGTTGCTAAGTAA
- the ligA gene encoding NAD-dependent DNA ligase LigA, producing MNDKDLEIEYLKKIDLFQRHNKHYYDKNKPIVSDQEFDLLKKDIIDLERKYKFLKSEYSPTKSIGFKPSKNFQKIKHKVPMLSLGNAFNEEDLKNFEKKIINFLSLKDVNTIEYSAEPKIDGISASLIYIDGKLTKGLSRGDGNEGEDITQNLKTIKDIPLEITKSNFPKEIDIRGEVFIENNDFKKIKDKFANPRNAASGSLRQKNSLITAKIPLKFIAYTYGYEKKMNIKNQTSFLENLKLWGFKTNPFNKKIIGVKNLMLNHKELEEKRKELAFDIDGIVYKVNDFDLQKRLGFAANAPRWAIAHKFSANSSISEIMNIEIQIGRTGALTPVAKIKPVNIGGVIVSNATLHNEDEIVRKDIRVGDTVTVERAGDVIPHVVSVDLKKRKQNSKKFIFPLKCPSCGSKTIKDYNETTKRQDAVRRCASEGFECEKIAIERIKHFVSKDAFNIDGFGKKIVENFWNLKLVRLPQDIFKLNYNKIEELEGWGKLSVANLRFSIEEKKNISLERFIYSLGIRHIGQENAKLIARHLKTASNFFRLSGEKNIESLSNIDGIGITQIQSIKKFFLNKTNLKVLSELEKNLLIKDVILINNNGLLKNKTFMLTGKLNGISRAEAKSLIEQNSGKIISNVNKKLDYLIAGDKPTLKKINTAKEWNIKIINQTEWLKMLNKSG from the coding sequence ATGAATGATAAAGATCTTGAAATTGAATACTTAAAAAAAATTGATTTATTTCAGAGACATAACAAGCATTATTATGATAAAAACAAACCTATCGTATCAGATCAAGAATTTGATCTTTTAAAAAAAGATATAATAGATTTAGAGAGAAAATATAAATTTTTAAAAAGTGAATATTCTCCCACTAAATCCATAGGATTTAAACCATCAAAAAACTTTCAAAAAATAAAACATAAAGTTCCGATGTTGTCGCTTGGAAATGCTTTTAATGAAGAAGACTTAAAAAATTTTGAAAAAAAAATAATTAATTTCTTAAGTTTAAAAGATGTAAATACTATCGAATATAGTGCTGAACCAAAAATTGATGGAATATCTGCATCCCTAATTTATATTGATGGAAAATTAACCAAAGGGCTTTCTAGAGGAGATGGTAATGAAGGAGAGGATATTACACAAAATTTAAAAACCATTAAGGATATACCTTTAGAGATTACTAAGAGTAACTTCCCTAAAGAAATAGATATTAGAGGTGAAGTTTTTATAGAAAATAATGATTTTAAAAAAATTAAAGACAAATTTGCAAACCCTAGAAATGCTGCTTCTGGATCATTAAGACAAAAAAATTCATTAATAACTGCAAAAATTCCATTAAAATTTATTGCTTACACATATGGTTATGAAAAAAAAATGAATATCAAAAATCAAACAAGTTTCTTAGAAAATTTAAAATTATGGGGGTTTAAAACAAACCCATTTAATAAAAAAATTATTGGGGTTAAAAATTTAATGTTAAATCATAAAGAATTAGAGGAAAAAAGAAAAGAGCTGGCATTTGATATAGATGGAATTGTTTATAAAGTTAATGATTTTGATTTACAAAAAAGACTGGGTTTTGCTGCTAATGCACCAAGATGGGCGATAGCACATAAGTTTTCAGCTAATAGCTCAATTTCAGAAATAATGAATATTGAAATACAAATTGGTAGAACGGGGGCACTTACCCCGGTTGCAAAAATTAAACCAGTTAATATAGGGGGAGTAATTGTTTCAAATGCAACGCTTCACAATGAAGATGAAATTGTTAGAAAAGATATAAGAGTAGGGGATACGGTCACTGTTGAAAGAGCTGGAGATGTAATTCCACATGTAGTTTCAGTAGATTTAAAAAAAAGAAAACAAAATTCAAAGAAATTTATTTTTCCATTAAAGTGCCCATCGTGTGGAAGCAAAACAATTAAAGATTATAATGAGACAACTAAAAGACAGGATGCTGTAAGAAGGTGTGCTAGTGAGGGGTTTGAATGTGAAAAAATTGCCATAGAGAGAATTAAACATTTTGTTTCTAAGGACGCATTTAACATAGACGGATTTGGCAAGAAAATTGTTGAAAATTTTTGGAATCTAAAATTAGTAAGACTTCCACAGGATATATTTAAGCTTAATTATAATAAAATAGAAGAACTCGAAGGATGGGGAAAATTATCAGTTGCTAATTTAAGATTCTCAATTGAAGAAAAAAAAAATATTTCTCTAGAGCGATTTATTTATTCATTAGGAATAAGACATATTGGACAAGAAAATGCTAAGCTTATTGCAAGACACCTTAAAACAGCATCTAATTTTTTTAGATTATCAGGTGAAAAGAATATTGAAAGTTTATCTAATATTGATGGAATTGGAATAACTCAAATTCAATCCATTAAAAAATTTTTTCTAAATAAAACTAATCTTAAAGTGCTGTCTGAGTTAGAAAAAAATTTATTAATCAAAGATGTAATTTTAATTAATAATAATGGATTGTTGAAAAATAAAACTTTTATGTTAACTGGGAAGTTAAATGGAATAAGTAGGGCGGAGGCAAAATCATTGATAGAACAAAATTCAGGAAAAATAATTAGTAACGTTAATAAAAAACTTGATTATTTAATTGCTGGAGACAAACCAACTCTAAAAAAAATAAACACAGCTAAGGAGTGGAATATAAAAATTATTAATCAGACAGAATGGTTAAAAATGTTAAATAAGAGTGGCTAA
- the lpxC gene encoding UDP-3-O-acyl-N-acetylglucosamine deacetylase translates to MSVLNQKTINRDIIFKGVGLHSGANVTMTVKPAKPNSGILFKRVDLKENNIVVPNIFNVSSAVFCTTIANESGVSISTIEHLMGALYGLGIDNVLVEIDNQEVPILDGSAKIFIEEISKAGIKSSEAPIKIIKIEKRIEFNDGKKTISIEPSKVSLDIDFELKYENNLIGTQRNLVSVFESDLTDIYNSRTFCLFEDIAKLKEMGLAQGGSLENAIVVKDNEILNEKGLRNKKEFVNHKILDCMGDLYLAGYKIIGKIICSQGGHKLTNQLLRKVFQQDENFSLIEITEKHLPNTFINKSHLRSIA, encoded by the coding sequence ATGTCTGTTCTTAATCAAAAAACTATCAATAGAGATATTATTTTTAAAGGCGTTGGGCTTCATAGTGGAGCAAATGTAACTATGACGGTTAAGCCAGCAAAACCAAATTCGGGAATCCTTTTTAAAAGAGTTGATTTAAAAGAAAATAATATAGTAGTTCCAAATATTTTTAATGTTAGTAGTGCAGTATTTTGTACAACCATAGCAAATGAAAGTGGGGTTAGTATTTCAACAATAGAGCATTTAATGGGAGCATTATATGGTTTAGGAATTGATAATGTCCTAGTAGAGATTGATAATCAGGAAGTACCAATTCTTGATGGGTCAGCAAAAATTTTTATTGAAGAAATATCAAAAGCTGGAATAAAAAGTAGTGAAGCGCCAATAAAGATTATTAAAATTGAAAAAAGAATTGAATTTAATGATGGTAAAAAAACAATTTCTATAGAGCCAAGCAAAGTTAGTTTGGATATAGATTTTGAACTAAAATATGAAAATAATTTAATTGGAACGCAAAGAAATTTAGTAAGTGTATTCGAGTCAGATTTGACTGATATTTATAATTCAAGAACCTTCTGTCTTTTTGAGGATATTGCAAAGCTAAAAGAAATGGGATTAGCTCAAGGAGGAAGTCTTGAAAATGCAATAGTTGTTAAGGACAATGAAATTTTAAATGAAAAAGGTCTTAGAAATAAAAAAGAATTTGTAAACCATAAGATTTTAGATTGTATGGGAGATTTATATCTAGCAGGTTATAAAATAATTGGAAAAATTATTTGTTCTCAAGGAGGGCATAAATTAACTAACCAATTATTGAGAAAAGTTTTTCAACAAGACGAAAATTTTTCATTAATAGAGATTACAGAAAAACATTTGCCAAATACCTTCATAAATAAGAGTCACCTAAGATCTATTGCTTAA
- a CDS encoding outer membrane protein assembly factor BamD codes for MLSKLKIILLLITFTFIWSCGDKTKKISEIVEVDMEMQMSDAYKEGYFELQRGDVLLAAKKFNEAELLFPQSPWAAKSAIMAAYAYYTQYYYSDAIFELERYLVTYPNHKDKVYAHFLLGMSFYEQIVDEKKDLKSILDSKEQFETIIRDYPSTEFAMDAKFKIDLINEILAAKEMYIARYYLKKTKWIPALNRFKTVVKDYNTTIYTEEALHRLVEINYRLGLINESKKYASTLGYNYQSSDWYKNSYKVFNKDYRDGVKELQKDKKKKIGLIKRFKGLFE; via the coding sequence ATGCTTTCAAAATTAAAAATTATACTTCTTTTAATCACTTTTACCTTTATTTGGTCTTGTGGAGATAAAACAAAAAAAATATCTGAAATTGTAGAAGTGGATATGGAAATGCAGATGTCAGATGCATACAAAGAGGGTTATTTTGAACTTCAAAGAGGAGATGTTTTATTAGCAGCTAAAAAATTTAATGAGGCTGAGTTGTTATTTCCACAGTCACCCTGGGCTGCAAAATCTGCAATTATGGCAGCTTATGCATACTATACTCAATATTATTACAGTGATGCAATTTTTGAGTTAGAAAGATATTTAGTAACATATCCAAATCATAAAGATAAAGTTTATGCACATTTTCTTCTAGGTATGAGTTTTTATGAACAAATAGTTGATGAAAAAAAAGACTTAAAATCAATATTAGATTCTAAGGAGCAATTTGAAACTATAATTAGAGATTATCCTAGTACAGAATTTGCCATGGATGCTAAATTTAAAATAGATTTAATTAATGAAATTTTAGCAGCAAAAGAGATGTACATAGCTAGATATTATCTAAAAAAAACTAAGTGGATTCCAGCACTTAATCGATTTAAAACAGTTGTTAAAGATTACAATACAACCATTTATACAGAGGAAGCTCTTCATAGACTGGTTGAAATTAATTATAGACTTGGATTAATTAATGAGTCAAAAAAATATGCAAGCACTTTAGGATACAATTACCAATCTTCTGATTGGTATAAAAATTCTTACAAAGTATTTAATAAAGATTATAGAGATGGTGTAAAAGAATTACAAAAAGATAAAAAGAAAAAGATAGGTTTAATAAAAAGATTTAAGGGATTGTTCGAGTAA